From the genome of Setaria viridis chromosome 1, Setaria_viridis_v4.0, whole genome shotgun sequence:
CCCCTGTTTACTtgacccccaactcccaactttgacactatgcaaaaagaagattctccatcacatcaaacttgcggtatatgtatggagtactaaatgtagatgaaattaaaaactaattgcacagttttgttatactttgcgagacgaatcttgtaacaccccgtcctccaaagccgcaccgcccaacccttttgaggggcgggcacgcgtacacatagcaccctgcttacactttcgtcctcgcttcgtgtaaaagggttaacccgaaggtgctatggctggttgacgaaggcttataagttgactccacccttgctaaactagcaatgtggtactaaacatgcgcacctacgctaatgggccacactgggccaaccaaattgggccgggtgtcacattcaacccccctcaaagaacccgacgtcctcgtcggtccaactcacccacgcATGGGAAAATGTCCAGGAACGTTCCCTCTAAGCGCACGACCGTACGTCCAGTGCCGGCGCAATATGCCATGCCGTGTGTCCCATCTCAGGCCCACACGCGCCATGCGTcatatgcccgcacactgacccgtacgcgcaaccgcgagggtcggctctgataccatcaTATGAAGCGCTACGCATATCTTATTTTACCAAAATAGGGTGGCACTTTTGGGGCTGGTAATTGAAGATCTGGGATCTATCAGTCAAAGTGGACTACTAAAAAAACTTCTGTTGCaaggtaattttttttaagtcTATTTAGCTTTTTCGTAGAAAGAAGGGATTTGCTGCTTTCTTAGTAACAATATTCTTATGCTATTTGGCTATCGAGAAGAAGAATGGTTCAAAAAAAGGGAAGATAaattgtaacaccccgtcctccaaagccgcaccgcccaacccttccgaggggcgggcacgcgtacacatagcaccctgcttacactttcgtcctcacttcgtgtaaaagggttaacccaaaggtgctatggctggttgacgaaggcttataagttgcctccacccttgctaaactagcaatgtggtactaaacatgcgcacctacgctaatgggccacactgggccaaccaaattgggtcgggtgtcacaaatcttttgagcctaattagtcaatgtttggacaataattcacaaatacaaacgaaacgctacagtgtgctacagtgccagcacagtaatttagcacctcccaatttgaccAAGTAAACAAGACCTAGCACGCCCATCATTGGCTAATCATCCTCGAGACAGGGACAAAAAGGTGACGATCCGGACGATCCACTAATCTATTGTGGATTTGGCAGTCAGGCGCCGCTAACCATGACGACGCGCGCGGCGCGATGCAGGTGAACCAACGGTGTCGTCTGCTAGGGCAAAGCGCAAAGCATGGAGCAGGGAACGGATAGGTCGCAATAAAGCATGGCCAGGCACAAGACATTCCGCCCAGAAAGGAAGCAAACCCCAAAAAGTTCGCGGCGATCAAGAAATCGATCCGAGAGCATATAAAGCCTGGCTTCCATGGTCGTTGATCATGGATAAGTTTGACTATAGATCCATAGCAGATCATCTCTGTCATCGCGGGTTAAACGAAATACACTGAATATTGACAGACTTTTATCCATTTCTTTAACCAAGATAAGGTGTTTTGTCTTTACTGGTCTCAACTCTCACACAAAGATAAGGTGTCCCGCCGCAGCAAGATTGCTTCGTTCCGACTTGCAGCAAGGTGGAATTGTTCAGACTTCAGGGTTACGGCGGGCAACTTGCAACAGCAAAATCTTTTTACTTGGTCACGCACGCACACGGCCAACGTACACGCTTCCTATAGGATGATGATTATGTTGCAACTTGCAGAGCATTAGGTGTCAAAGGACGGAGGATTAACTGAGACGATTTGCCCAGTCGTACAGAGTGAACAGAGACCATAATCTTAatctaaggtcccgtttggaaaTTTTTATTTCCTGTCACCTCAAATGTTTTAGATCCTAAttttaggagtattaaatatagattaattacaaaatcaattgcataaatgaaggctaattcgtgagacgaatctattaatcctaattagttcatgatttgaccatgtgatgctacagtaaatatgtgctaatcatagattaattaggcttaatagattcatctggcgaattagccacggcttatgcaattagttttataataagTTCACcaattggtatcaaacatccgatgtgacccgaactaaaaattagttcatggATCTAAACACCCCCGTAAATGGATTCTGACACATCACATTGATCCATTATTCATGTAACATTATCAGTCAGCTCCTGAGAAAAATATTCATTATCTGAACGCccttattatttattttatttttttgaaaattaacTTATCTTATTTTTGGGCAAAAACAGCCCTCCATGTTCCACACCAAAGGGGCATAGTGTAGTGTTACACTGTTACCACTGTGTAAATAAAGAAAGCTAGGTCCACCGTCCACATGCAAAAGAGTGAAGCTGCAACTGTACAAGCTGGTGGTGGATGCTGGATGGATTCTCTCGAGACTTTTTACCCCATCTGCCTGTCCTTGCAGCAGCCAAAGATGAACTTTCCAGCTCTGCAAAACCATGATCTGTTTTCATCCAAATAACACCATGACACTAATGCCCTCTTGTGACATTTTTTACTCCCTAACTACTTGCTATTAACAAACTACTTCTGAAACAGGAGTACCAGTGTTTGTTTCATCTTAAATGCATATGCATCCTGCTAGTAGTACACTTGCTCTTGTTAACTACTTGCTGTGTTTTGGACACTGGTACAATCTTCAATTATACACCGGAccattacttttttttaaatttttttaccaGTATATACTAGTAATAAATAGGTAAATCTACACGGTTTAGAGGTAGAGAGGATTTTTCAATAGGAAATTTGGAATACAAATGTGACGTGGTTTTAAATATTGTGAGAATCGCAAATCTGCCATGCCTTTAAGATTTGACAGCTCGCATGAGCTAACTAAACGTGTCCTTTTGACGAGATACGGCTGCTCCGTGCTCCTGCTCTCAATCAGCGCTGTTTGCGTTGCCTCATTTCCTGCTTCCCTCTCCTTCCCGCTGCCATGTATAAAGATTCCAAGCTTCCTTAACCAAGCCTGCCACCATTAAAAGCCGCAGGCCCAGCAGCTCATCCATCTGACCTGACCTCTCTCCCCTGAACAACCAGGGTCAGTCAGGTCTCTCTCTGCTTTGCCTAACCATCCGTTCATCCCCCGACCACACCAGAGGTTCCCCGCCTTGAGATGCTTTACATGTTGTAGCCGGCAAGAACCTTCCCTCCCCGGCGCAAAGGGGCTCGCTTTCCTTGGAGGGGCATTGTCCCTTTCCGGCTTTCCCCGGCATTTCCCCTCTGGTTCTAAACAAGCCTTTCCTTGCCCCCGGGCTTCGTTCTTGTTGCCTCTTGGTGTGCCTTCTGCGGAATGGCGGCGGGGCTGCTGCTCAAGATGGTCGGGTTCTGCGTCTGGGCCCTCTTCTGGCTCGGCGGCACCGCCACCGTGAGCACCAcggccctcgccggcggcgacgcggtggTCGTGGACGCGCGGTCCGCCGTCGCGGCGACGGACGACGACTTCGTCTGCGCCACATTGGACTGGTGGCCGCCGGACAAGTGCGACTACGGCACCTGCAGCTGGggccgcgcctccctcctcAACCTGGTCAGTTCAGCTTCACACACACGCATGGTGCCTTGCCAGATTACTTGAGTGCCTGAGCTCTGAACTTAGTTTATGCCCATGCCAAGGATAATTCTGTGGAACCCGTAGACCATGTACGGGGATCTCAATGAATCTTTTTTCTAGTTTTCTCTTGGTCGGCAGCGACATACTCTTTGTGAGCTGTGTTCGATAGTATCATAGTAACAATTTGGAATTCGACAGCCTAGGGAGATTCATTGGTTTCATTCCATGGACCTAGAGTCATGCCGGGCTGTCTGCATTTACAGTAGAGTAGCTTTTCCTACCAATCATGTGCAAATGTAAAGCCTACCAAAATACTTGGCTATATTCTAATGCTCGTGATTAGAGAATGGTTGGAGATTCATCAACAGAAGAACAGAGGTCAGGTTGTAGGAATTTACTATATTAGGGTACGTGCTTGCGTGCGTGCCTGCTCAACTGTGCGTTTGCTAGTTTTCAATTCATTGGCTGCTAGCTTTGCAGAAGTTTGTGCAAATCAAACCATGACATGGGTTATTGACACAGGTCTTTAATATTTTCCTCCCTGCAGAATCTCTCTAACAAAATCCTGCTGAATGCCGTCAAAGGTAAGCCAACACATGATCACAATCCCTTTCGCTTTCATAAGAAAATTTGCCCTACTGTCCAATCAAGAAATAAATGGTCTTGCTTGAAATATAATACAGTCGTTGGTTTTCGATGTGACGGTAACAAACCAACTGTAGCAAAAAGTTCTAGCAGCAGTAGTACTCTGAAAGCCATGGCATATTCTTTTCGTAAGATGAAATCTATGGTACTGGTTCGTTTGATATGTGGCCCATCCTCAGATAATAATCTAATAAAATTTGCAGCATTCTCCCCTCTGAAGCTCCGGCTGGGCGGCTCTTTGCAAGATATGTTGATATATGACACCGGTGACTCTCACCAGTCATGCACTCCATTCGTGAAGAACACGTCCGCGATGTTCGGTTTCTCACAAGGATGCCTACCGTTGAATAGATGGGATGAGCTAAATGCTTTTTTCCAAAAATCTGGGTATTTTGGTCTACTCATAACCTCAGGAGAGTTGCAGGAACTGCATTCTATTTGGACATGATTGCCTAACCTTGTGCTTGATGTTGCAGGGCAAAAATTATTTTTGGGTTGAATGCTCTGAATGGACGGGTCCCAATGCCCGATGGTTCTTTAGGGGGGCCATGGAATTACACGAATGCAGCTTCTTTTATTCGCTACACCGTCAACAAAGGATATGATATCCATGGATGGGAGCTCGGTATGTTCTGTGTAATCTTGTGGGTTGTGTGGTTTTGTCACAAAAGAGCGTCACGTTATCTTCCTATGATATGGTTTTGAAGCCACTTTATTTAGACAGTTCTGATAAGTGTGTAGGAAAGGAATCCAGACAAGTGTGTCGACATCATTTAGATAGGAGTAGATAATTGGTTAAGCTATCAGTAAAGAGCTAAGGAAAAGATCATAGATGATGCTTTCAGTATCTTTTCACACGTCAATGTGCAAAAGGCATACTTTTATGTACACTAGTTTTGCTTAAGAAGCAACCCAATCTGAGCAGTACTTCTGCATAGTATAGTATTTTGGAACCTTAATACAGTGTTATTGTAGGAAATGAACTCAGTGGTAGTGGAGTTGGAGCCCGGATTGATGCAGACCAATATGCAGCAGATGTGATTACTCTGAAACAAATCATTGACAGCACCTACCAAGGCAACCCATCAAAGCCTCTAGTACTTGCACCAGGAGGCTTCTTTGATGCAGCCTGGTTCACTGAACTCGTCAGCAAAACAAAGCCAAGCCAAATGGATGTGATCACTCACCATATCTACAATTTAGGCCCCGGTATGCTCGCCTTGACTTGCCATGTACATGACTTGGAGACTTGGAATCTGCATAACTAGATAGAATGATGAATGTATCAGGTGTTGATGATCATCTGATTGAGAAAATTCTTAATCCATCTTACCTTGATGGTGAGGCGAGCACGTTCAGCAATCTTCAGGGGATACTGAAGTCTGCAGGGACATCCACCGTTGCCTGGGTTGGCGAGGCTGGAGGGGCTTACAATAGTGGTCACCACCTTGTAACTGATGCATTTGTGTTCAGCTTCTGGTAAGCCAGGAGCATGCTTGAAGCAGCACACAGCTATGCTCAGCAATTGAATTTGAAGGAACCACCTGAAGAAGTATTTATTGACTTTCAACTGATGACGTTTCAGGTATCTGGATCAGCTTGGGATGTCATCAAAGTATGACACAAAGAGTTACTGTAGACAGACCTTGGTTGGTGGGAACTATGGCCTGCTCAACAAAACTACATTTGAACCAAATCCTGACTATTACAGGTAGACATACATAAATTCTCCATAGCTTCAGTGTATGTATCAGGTGTTGATGGTCATCTTTCAAAATAAAAGGATAGGAG
Proteins encoded in this window:
- the LOC117841426 gene encoding heparanase-like protein 3 isoform X2 produces the protein MLIYDTGDSHQSCTPFVKNTSAMFGFSQGCLPLNRWDELNAFFQKSGAKIIFGLNALNGRVPMPDGSLGGPWNYTNAASFIRYTVNKGYDIHGWELGNELSGSGVGARIDADQYAADVITLKQIIDSTYQGNPSKPLVLAPGGFFDAAWFTELVSKTKPSQMDVITHHIYNLGPGVDDHLIEKILNPSYLDGEASTFSNLQGILKSAGTSTVAWVGEAGGAYNSGHHLVTDAFVFSFWYLDQLGMSSKYDTKSYCRQTLVGGNYGLLNKTTFEPNPDYYSALLWHRLMGTKVLSTTFNGTNKIRTYAHCARNSEGITLLLINLSGNNTNHIYVASEGARTQSARKENRRFGHIPGLGEAAELTREEYHLTPKDGNLQSQQVLLNGNVLATDANGDIPKLEPVQVEGTQPITVGPYSIVFAHIPSFYAPACS
- the LOC117841426 gene encoding heparanase-like protein 3 isoform X1, with translation MAAGLLLKMVGFCVWALFWLGGTATVSTTALAGGDAVVVDARSAVAATDDDFVCATLDWWPPDKCDYGTCSWGRASLLNLNLSNKILLNAVKAFSPLKLRLGGSLQDMLIYDTGDSHQSCTPFVKNTSAMFGFSQGCLPLNRWDELNAFFQKSGAKIIFGLNALNGRVPMPDGSLGGPWNYTNAASFIRYTVNKGYDIHGWELGNELSGSGVGARIDADQYAADVITLKQIIDSTYQGNPSKPLVLAPGGFFDAAWFTELVSKTKPSQMDVITHHIYNLGPGVDDHLIEKILNPSYLDGEASTFSNLQGILKSAGTSTVAWVGEAGGAYNSGHHLVTDAFVFSFWYLDQLGMSSKYDTKSYCRQTLVGGNYGLLNKTTFEPNPDYYSALLWHRLMGTKVLSTTFNGTNKIRTYAHCARNSEGITLLLINLSGNNTNHIYVASEGARTQSARKENRRFGHIPGLGEAAELTREEYHLTPKDGNLQSQQVLLNGNVLATDANGDIPKLEPVQVEGTQPITVGPYSIVFAHIPSFYAPACS